Proteins encoded by one window of Bactrocera oleae isolate idBacOlea1 chromosome 4, idBacOlea1, whole genome shotgun sequence:
- the Nadk1b gene encoding NAD kinase isoform X5, which translates to MKNQAMVMQIQDPASQRLTWYKPPLTVLVIKKVRDSTVLAPFVQLVEWLVQEKHMVVWVESAVLDDPLLIEDKKFKNIKEKLVTFKDGRDDLTDRIDFIVCLGGDGTLLYASLLFQQSVPPVMAFHLGSLGFLTPFEFENFQEQVTNVLEGHAALTLRSRLRCVIYRKSDRRKESESDNQITKNAYNYQTDGSDATNKSGSRGSTNILVLNEVVIDRGPSPYLSNIDLFLDGKYITSVQGDGLIVSTPTGSTAYAVAAGASMIHPSVPAIMVTPICPHSLSFRPIVVPAGVELKICISPDSRNTSWVSFDGRNRQELLHGDCLRVTTSIYPVPSICAQDQISDWFDSLAECLHWNVRKKQKCLDELCDLTASGSEDTLDDLDRVNDTILDSGSCLQ; encoded by the exons GCAAATTCAGGATCCCGCCAGTCAACGCTTGACCTGGTACAAGCCACCGCTCACCGTGCTCGTCATAAAGAAAGTGCGTGACTCAACGGTGCTGGCACCCTTCGTACAGCTGGTCGAATGGCTGGTGCAGGAGAAGCACATGGTCGTTTGGGTCGAGTCGGCGGTGCTCGATGACCCGCTACTAATAGAGGATAAGAAATTTAAGAATATCAAAGAGAAATTAGTGACATTCAA AGATGGTCGTGATGATTTAACCGATCGTATTGATTTTATAGTCTGCCTTGGTGGCGACGGCACACTGTTGTATGCTTCGTTGCTGTTCCAGCAATCGGTGCCACCGGTTATGGCATTCCATTTGGGTTCGCTTGGTTTTCTAACGCCATTCGAATTTGAGAATTTCCAGGAGCAAGTGACAAACGTGCTGGAGGGTCATGCTGCGCTCACATTGCGCAGCCGCTTGCGTTGTGTCATCTATAGGAAGAGCGATCGCCGCAAGGAGTCGGAGAGTGATAATCAAATAACAAAGAATGCATACAATTACCAAACGGATGGCAGCGACGCCACAAATAAGAGTGGCAGTCGTGGTTCAACGAATATTTTG GTGCTCAACGAAGTCGTCATCGATCGCGGACCCTCACCGTACCTAAGCAATATCGATCTCTTTTTGGATGGCAAATATATCACGTCGGTGCAGGGTGATGGTTTGATTGTGTCCACGCCCACTGGCAGTACCGCCTATGCCGTGGCGGCTGGCGCCTCGATGATACATCCCTCGGTGCCGGCGATAATGGTGACACCCATCTGCCCGCACTCGCTGAGCTTTCGACCGATTGTTGTGCCCGCCGGCGTGGAGTTAAag ATCTGCATCTCACCGGACAGCCGCAACACTTCGTGGGTCTCATTCGATGGTCGCAATCGGCAGGAGCTGCTACACGGCGATTGCCTACGCGTCACCACCTCCATCTATCCGGTACCCAGCATATGCGCACAAGATCAAATTTCCGACTGGTTCGACTCGCTAGCGGAGTGCCTGCACTGGAATGTGCGCAAGAAGCAGAAATGCCTTGACGAACTGTGCGATCTAACTGCCTCCGGTTCGGAAGATACACTTGACGATTTGGATCGTGTCAACGACACGATATTGGATAGTGGGTCCTGCTTGCAGTGA